In Mycobacterium gallinarum, a single window of DNA contains:
- a CDS encoding MlaD family protein codes for MYARRLTALAAALCLAVTSCASEGLASLPLPAPGVGSAGYTLTAVFSNALNLPANAKVKLAGADVGQLESMVARNYTAVTTLRIMDGVRLPKGSTAELRSATPLGDVFIAVKPPSPAEPGAPLLKDGDSIELESTTAAATVESVLSSAAILVNGGAVRNFTNIVNGLGKATGDQGEAFGTLIRKTNNTLGRLNSRSDQIANAMTETSRLVDTIEAKNQSLADVLAEARPATDTLAVHTSQIADLVVQIGDVSGQLRKFPSIAGTDASGRSVIADANEIARAWNDVVLTPDATLHSLNRLMPPFVKSTTGTALAVNGSIDRLILGSIPDIGFAGDPGLHGPKRYNWHQLVGTFQYTLYRLQERVVGKGPGVPQVPVIPNPDVPGEVMIAPPPPPGVLPPGAPPAGLQPPPASVPAVPPRTP; via the coding sequence ATGTACGCCCGTCGATTGACCGCCCTGGCCGCAGCCCTTTGTCTGGCCGTAACCAGTTGTGCTTCAGAAGGGTTGGCCAGCCTGCCACTGCCCGCGCCCGGCGTCGGCTCCGCCGGCTACACGCTGACCGCGGTGTTCTCCAATGCGCTCAATCTGCCCGCCAATGCGAAGGTGAAACTCGCGGGCGCCGACGTCGGGCAACTCGAATCGATGGTCGCTCGCAATTACACCGCTGTGACGACGTTGCGCATCATGGACGGGGTGCGGCTGCCCAAGGGCAGCACCGCCGAACTGCGGTCGGCAACGCCGCTCGGTGACGTGTTCATCGCGGTCAAGCCGCCGAGCCCGGCCGAACCCGGTGCGCCGCTGCTGAAGGACGGCGACTCCATCGAGCTGGAATCGACGACCGCCGCAGCGACGGTCGAGTCGGTGCTCAGCTCGGCCGCGATCCTGGTGAACGGCGGCGCGGTGCGCAACTTCACCAATATCGTCAACGGCCTCGGCAAGGCGACCGGTGATCAGGGCGAAGCGTTCGGCACGCTGATCCGCAAGACGAACAACACGCTCGGCAGGCTCAATTCGCGGTCGGACCAGATCGCCAACGCGATGACCGAGACGTCGCGACTGGTCGACACCATCGAGGCGAAGAACCAGAGTCTCGCCGATGTGCTGGCGGAGGCTCGCCCCGCCACCGACACTCTGGCCGTCCATACGAGCCAGATCGCCGACCTCGTCGTGCAGATCGGCGACGTCTCCGGCCAGCTGCGCAAGTTCCCGTCGATCGCGGGCACCGACGCCAGCGGCCGGAGCGTGATCGCCGACGCGAACGAGATCGCGCGGGCATGGAACGACGTCGTGCTCACCCCCGACGCCACGCTGCATTCACTGAACCGGCTGATGCCTCCGTTCGTGAAGTCGACCACCGGTACTGCGCTCGCGGTGAACGGCAGCATCGACCGGCTGATCCTCGGCTCGATACCTGACATCGGATTCGCTGGTGACCCGGGGCTGCACGGGCCCAAACGGTACAACTGGCACCAATTGGTCGGAACGTTCCAGTACACGCTCTACCGGCTGCAGGAGCGGGTCGTCGGCAAGGGGCCAGGTGTCCCGCAGGTGCCCGTGATCCCCAACCCGGACGTTCCCGGAGAGGTGATGATCGCGCCGCCGCCGCCGCCCGGCGTGCTGCCACCGGGAGCGCCGCCAGCCGGTCTGCAGCCGCCGCCGGCCTCCGTCCCTGCAGTCCCGCCGAGGACGCCATGA
- a CDS encoding MlaD family protein gives MISAVANHLVAAVRFGYRRKAWLSAGALLCTLVVAVAYLSLVALQVNPLTSTYRVTIELPDSAGLLPNQDVTLRGVRIGRVDRLDITPSGVNAVVDVNSAVHIPESSDVRVSGLSPAGEQYIDFAAQSSDGPYLRDGAVVSQGRATVPVSLAELLADADGALAQVDTAQIELIKRELSLSKDGPRKLADIVNGGSFLLSTLDSVLPETTSVLRNSRTVFTLVSDKNAGMDVAADNLSESFVGINKMREGYRRLTNEAPDTLSDVDALFIDNSDIMVQLLGNLTTTSRLLYLRVPALNALFPTYRTSVLDAITSTLHDNGLWATADPYPMYFCDYGTPRLPPSSADFPEPFMYTYCRDDHPGVLIRGAKNAPRPADDDTAGPPPGADLGRQTDPTPKGRFTIPTPYGGPVLPIEPPR, from the coding sequence ATGATCTCCGCCGTCGCGAATCACCTCGTCGCCGCGGTGCGCTTCGGCTACCGCCGGAAGGCGTGGCTGTCAGCCGGTGCGCTGCTCTGCACGCTGGTCGTGGCCGTCGCGTACTTGTCTCTTGTTGCGCTGCAGGTGAATCCGCTGACGTCGACTTACCGCGTGACCATCGAACTGCCGGATTCGGCAGGGCTGCTGCCGAATCAGGACGTCACGCTGCGCGGCGTGCGGATCGGGCGGGTGGACCGACTCGACATCACGCCGTCGGGAGTCAACGCGGTTGTTGACGTCAACTCGGCGGTGCACATCCCCGAGTCCAGCGACGTACGCGTGTCGGGACTTTCGCCCGCGGGTGAGCAGTACATCGATTTCGCGGCGCAGTCGAGTGACGGGCCTTATCTGAGGGACGGCGCTGTGGTCAGTCAGGGCAGGGCCACCGTCCCGGTCAGCCTGGCGGAATTGCTCGCTGATGCCGACGGCGCGCTGGCGCAGGTCGACACGGCCCAGATCGAGCTCATCAAACGCGAACTGAGCCTGAGCAAGGACGGTCCGCGCAAGCTCGCCGACATCGTCAACGGCGGCTCCTTCCTGCTGTCCACTCTCGACTCGGTGTTGCCGGAGACCACCAGCGTGCTGCGCAACAGCCGTACCGTATTCACCCTCGTCTCGGACAAAAATGCTGGAATGGACGTCGCCGCAGACAATCTCAGCGAGAGCTTTGTCGGGATCAACAAAATGCGCGAGGGTTACCGCCGTCTCACCAACGAGGCGCCGGACACGCTGTCCGACGTCGATGCGTTGTTCATCGACAACTCCGACATCATGGTGCAGTTGCTCGGGAATCTGACCACTACATCGCGACTGCTCTACCTTCGTGTCCCGGCGCTGAATGCGCTGTTCCCGACGTATCGCACATCGGTGCTGGACGCGATCACCAGCACGTTGCACGACAACGGACTGTGGGCAACCGCGGACCCCTACCCGATGTACTTCTGTGACTACGGAACGCCGCGTCTGCCACCGTCTTCGGCAGACTTTCCCGAGCCGTTCATGTACACCTACTGCCGCGACGACCATCCAGGTGTACTGATTCGCGGAGCCAAGAACGCACCGCGTCCCGCCGACGACGACACCGCAGGCCCGCCGCCGGGCGCCGACCTCGGCCGTCAGACCGATCCGACGCCGAAGGGCCGCTTCACAATTCCCACGCCGTACGGTGGCCCCGTCCTGCCCATCGAGCCACCGCGTTGA
- a CDS encoding MCE family protein → MRTKVLALGAVVLVSVVVGAALVWTFAADRLDTVTVTAQFDNAAGLYEDNTVAVLGMPVGKVTKITPKGGYVEVEFTVDKDVKVPADAQAVTISNSILTDRQIELTPPYSGGPALQNGDTIGLNRTKTPVEFARVLDVLDKLSVSLRGDGHGNGPVADLVNASAAIADGNGQQMKDSLGELSEALRLSADGGAVTRDQLTTIIRNVSSLLDAAAANDATLREFGSNVNVLSQVIADEDLGSGTTGKKLNEVLVQTGEVLEANRDAIKGIVANANTVSRTTVEHERDLKEFLDLAAMTLDNIYNIIDQRNGAIRAKVLTDRVLFDSQTMKEVCNMMGLRQLGCSTGTLQDFGPDYGLTSMLDGLAAMGQK, encoded by the coding sequence ATGAGAACGAAAGTGCTCGCCCTCGGTGCCGTCGTCCTCGTGTCGGTGGTGGTGGGTGCCGCCTTGGTGTGGACCTTCGCCGCGGATCGGCTGGATACCGTCACGGTCACCGCCCAGTTCGACAATGCGGCAGGGCTTTACGAGGACAATACCGTCGCGGTGCTCGGCATGCCGGTGGGCAAGGTCACCAAGATCACCCCCAAGGGTGGGTATGTCGAAGTGGAGTTCACCGTGGACAAGGACGTCAAGGTGCCTGCCGATGCCCAGGCGGTGACGATCTCGAACTCGATCCTCACGGACCGCCAAATCGAGTTGACGCCGCCCTACAGTGGTGGCCCGGCACTGCAGAACGGCGACACCATCGGACTGAATCGAACCAAGACCCCGGTCGAATTCGCCCGAGTGCTAGACGTTCTCGACAAGCTGTCCGTTTCGCTTCGCGGTGACGGTCACGGCAACGGCCCGGTCGCCGACCTCGTCAACGCCAGTGCCGCCATCGCGGACGGCAATGGTCAGCAGATGAAGGATTCCCTCGGTGAACTGTCGGAAGCCCTGCGGCTGAGCGCCGACGGCGGCGCGGTGACGCGCGACCAGTTGACGACCATCATCCGCAACGTCAGTTCGCTGCTCGATGCTGCCGCCGCCAACGATGCGACGCTTCGCGAGTTCGGATCGAACGTCAATGTGCTCAGCCAGGTCATCGCCGACGAGGATCTCGGAAGCGGTACCACCGGCAAGAAGCTGAACGAGGTGCTCGTGCAGACAGGCGAGGTTCTCGAGGCCAACCGCGACGCGATCAAGGGCATCGTCGCCAACGCCAACACGGTGTCGCGCACGACCGTCGAGCATGAGCGCGATCTCAAGGAGTTCCTCGATCTGGCGGCGATGACGCTGGACAACATCTACAACATCATCGATCAACGTAACGGCGCCATCCGGGCCAAGGTGCTCACCGACCGGGTGCTCTTCGACAGCCAGACGATGAAGGAAGTCTGCAACATGATGGGTCTGCGCCAGCTCGGATGCAGCACGGGGACGTTGCAGGACTTCGGACCGGATTACGGACTGACGTCCATGCTCGACGGCCTGGCCGCGATGGGACAGAAGTGA